The following coding sequences are from one Megamonas funiformis window:
- a CDS encoding purple acid phosphatase family protein: MFYLKKRRKQMIALCLSAALSVGSLTAYAATEYWNDASTKPMVETKTPISDNTNWEQWKAGWDNLKTNYEQVALTPGADFSKLNFGWYSKEKTDKAMVRIADNKEMKNAKEFKGTCTEGTVINGVQYYSNKVTADGFKPNSTYYYQVKLNGEWQQAQEYKTGDPDNFSFMFVGDPQIGSSYKQKNAESNGKKLGNDLAARNDSYNWNVTLNKAMEQHPEIDFLVSPGDQVSVKGNEDAKDLKEQEDQYSGYLSASVLRNLPQAVAIGNHDCSSASYQNHFNNPNPFLEESTPTPAGNGYFYSYGNALFIVINANNYNAADHKALIEKAIKENPNAKWRIVVMHQDIYGSGLDHSDSDGIILRTQLTPIFDANDIDVVLQGHDHSYARTYQLTSDGQAHDEFLEYKQDQGGFNHDNFDERFEKDGVFRAYYKSQNLCYNIADKSQGTVVNPEGVFYLTSNSATGSKFYNLIPEQQDYVAARSQNWRPSYSVINITKDSFTVNTYDVETGEAIDSSYTIVKK; the protein is encoded by the coding sequence ATGTTTTATTTAAAAAAAAGAAGAAAGCAAATGATTGCACTTTGTTTAAGTGCAGCTTTAAGTGTAGGCTCTTTAACAGCTTATGCGGCAACAGAATATTGGAATGATGCTTCTACAAAACCAATGGTAGAAACTAAAACACCTATTTCTGATAATACTAATTGGGAACAGTGGAAAGCTGGCTGGGATAATTTAAAAACAAATTATGAACAGGTAGCACTTACACCAGGCGCTGATTTTTCTAAATTAAATTTTGGTTGGTATTCTAAAGAAAAAACAGATAAAGCAATGGTACGTATTGCTGATAATAAAGAAATGAAAAATGCCAAAGAATTTAAAGGTACTTGTACAGAAGGTACTGTAATCAATGGTGTGCAGTATTATAGCAATAAAGTAACAGCTGATGGTTTTAAACCAAATAGCACATATTATTATCAAGTAAAATTAAATGGTGAATGGCAACAAGCTCAAGAATATAAAACAGGTGATCCAGATAATTTCAGCTTTATGTTTGTAGGTGACCCACAGATTGGTTCTTCATATAAACAAAAAAATGCAGAATCTAATGGTAAAAAATTAGGTAACGATTTAGCTGCTAGAAATGACTCTTATAACTGGAATGTAACTTTAAATAAAGCAATGGAACAACATCCAGAAATTGACTTTTTAGTATCCCCTGGTGACCAGGTAAGTGTAAAAGGTAATGAAGACGCAAAAGATTTAAAAGAACAAGAAGACCAATATTCTGGATATCTTTCCGCCTCTGTACTTCGCAATTTACCACAGGCAGTAGCTATTGGTAACCATGATTGTAGCTCTGCAAGCTATCAAAATCACTTCAATAATCCAAATCCATTCCTTGAAGAATCTACACCAACACCTGCTGGTAACGGATATTTTTATAGTTATGGTAATGCTTTATTCATTGTTATTAATGCTAATAACTATAATGCAGCAGACCATAAAGCTTTGATTGAAAAAGCTATCAAAGAAAATCCAAATGCAAAATGGCGTATTGTTGTAATGCACCAAGATATTTATGGTTCAGGTTTAGACCATTCAGATTCTGATGGCATTATCTTGCGTACACAATTGACACCAATTTTTGATGCAAATGATATTGATGTAGTATTACAAGGTCATGATCATAGCTATGCACGTACTTATCAGCTTACAAGTGATGGACAGGCACATGATGAATTCTTAGAATACAAACAAGATCAAGGTGGATTTAACCACGATAATTTTGATGAACGCTTTGAAAAAGATGGCGTATTTAGAGCATATTATAAATCTCAAAATCTTTGCTACAATATAGCCGATAAATCACAAGGTACAGTTGTAAACCCAGAAGGTGTATTTTATTTGACTTCTAACTCTGCAACTGGTTCTAAATTCTATAATTTAATTCCAGAACAACAAGATTATGTAGCAGCTCGTAGTCAAAATTGGAGACCGTCTTATTCTGTAATCAACATTACAAAAGATAGTTTCACTGTTAATACTTATGATGTAGAAACAGGCGAAGCAATAGATAGCTCCTATACAATTGTAAAAAAATAA
- a CDS encoding phospholipid carrier-dependent glycosyltransferase, with protein MRDFCLKNKKLLLGIFVLAIFYLYLAHLGSYHLMDPDEGRYNQIPREMLLSGDFITPHLNGVEYFEKPAFQYWFTAIMMKIFGVTEFAGRILPALSAIGCVGLAGFLGTMMYSRKVGLLASAILATSCLNLIVASINILDMALTLFMTACMVFFYAFERSEKKKWLVAFYIAMGFGVLTKGLVAIILPFGILFWYTILTKRPRLFLKLFYLPGILAFLIVTIPWFYLVCQANHDFFYFFFVREHFLRFTTKMHDRFQPWWFFIPFVIIGMLPWTGFLLSLFSKKGVIRKTTSQRNRFDIIFLLLWFFIIFIFYSISDSKLVPYIMPCWMPLAILIAASIKRFEDENSWLSHSFLINSILCLAFVGALVGYVLSSNYLTIDEFIAEGGLLTAALFIGTIASIFVWIKTKRFRCTVSVLCVMGFFFGLGLHDVQQQVHNNQSAYYVSQKINELNPQDALIVNYGDFYHGIPYYTNQRVALADFKGELEFGSEHPSGAGWFFNGKELNDLWNSQKRIIIVVKERYKDKCLNVLTSPAKQVLTEGSYTILINK; from the coding sequence TTGCGTGATTTTTGTCTAAAAAATAAAAAATTACTGTTGGGAATATTTGTTTTAGCTATTTTTTATCTCTATTTAGCCCATTTAGGCTCTTATCATTTAATGGACCCTGATGAAGGTCGTTACAATCAAATACCTCGTGAAATGTTACTTAGTGGCGATTTTATCACTCCACATTTAAACGGTGTAGAATACTTTGAAAAACCTGCTTTTCAATATTGGTTTACTGCCATCATGATGAAAATTTTCGGTGTTACAGAATTTGCCGGACGTATCTTGCCTGCATTATCAGCTATCGGTTGCGTTGGTCTTGCTGGATTTTTAGGCACAATGATGTATTCTCGCAAAGTAGGTCTACTCGCTAGTGCTATTCTAGCCACATCTTGTTTAAATTTAATCGTTGCCTCTATTAATATTTTAGATATGGCTCTGACTTTATTTATGACAGCCTGCATGGTATTTTTCTATGCTTTTGAACGCTCAGAAAAGAAAAAATGGCTTGTTGCCTTTTATATCGCCATGGGCTTTGGTGTTTTAACTAAGGGCTTAGTTGCCATAATCTTACCATTTGGTATTTTATTTTGGTACACAATTTTAACAAAAAGACCTCGTTTATTCTTAAAATTATTTTATCTACCTGGAATTTTAGCTTTTCTCATCGTTACTATTCCATGGTTTTATCTTGTTTGCCAAGCAAACCATGATTTCTTTTATTTCTTCTTTGTTCGTGAGCATTTCTTGCGTTTTACAACTAAAATGCACGATAGATTCCAGCCTTGGTGGTTCTTCATTCCATTTGTAATCATCGGCATGTTACCTTGGACTGGATTTTTATTATCTTTATTTAGTAAAAAAGGTGTTATTCGTAAAACAACATCTCAGCGCAATCGCTTTGATATCATCTTCTTATTATTATGGTTCTTTATCATTTTCATTTTTTACTCTATTTCTGATTCTAAATTAGTACCATATATTATGCCTTGCTGGATGCCACTTGCTATTTTAATTGCAGCTTCCATCAAACGTTTTGAAGATGAAAATTCTTGGCTTAGTCATAGCTTTTTAATCAATAGCATCTTATGCTTAGCTTTTGTCGGAGCTTTAGTCGGCTATGTCTTAAGTTCTAATTATTTGACAATTGATGAATTCATTGCCGAAGGTGGTTTACTCACAGCAGCATTATTCATCGGTACTATTGCCTCTATTTTTGTTTGGATAAAAACAAAAAGATTTCGTTGCACTGTAAGTGTTCTTTGTGTCATGGGATTTTTCTTTGGTTTAGGTCTTCATGATGTTCAACAACAAGTACACAATAATCAATCTGCATATTATGTAAGCCAAAAAATCAATGAATTAAATCCACAAGACGCTTTAATTGTAAATTATGGCGATTTTTATCACGGCATACCATATTACACTAATCAACGAGTTGCCCTTGCTGATTTCAAAGGTGAACTTGAGTTTGGCTCTGAACATCCAAGTGGTGCAGGTTGGTTTTTCAATGGCAAAGAGTTAAATGATTTGTGGAACAGTCAAAAGCGTATTATAATTGTGGTTAAAGAACGTTATAAAGATAAATGTCTCAATGTATTGACTTCTCCAGCGAAACAAGTATTAACTGAAGGGTCATATACTATTTTGATTAATAAATAA
- a CDS encoding DegT/DnrJ/EryC1/StrS family aminotransferase, producing the protein MRKEFLPFAKPMVSEEAIADVADSIRKGWLAMGPKTVDFEQKFADYVGCKFGISVNSATAGLHLAVMALIEPGDEVITTPMTFASTVNAIVFAGGKPVLVDIDPHTFNIDINKIEEAITPKTKAIIPVHFAGRPCDMDALEALAQKYNLGIIEDSAHALGAEYKGKKIGFGRGARHIAVFSFHPTKNITTGEGGMICTNDEEAAELMSMQRQNGMSKGAWNRYQANGKAHYDIFRPGLKYQMMDIQAAIGRDQLTHLEEFNNRRREIVARYQRELKDIRGLILPPKIEEGNVHSWHIYTPLIDIDELGFSRDDFMAKMSAKNIGTAYHYQALHLFTCFGELTGLKAGDLPNSEYVSERIVSLPLFPAMTDEDVTDVIEAIKEICGMKG; encoded by the coding sequence ATGCGTAAAGAATTTTTACCTTTTGCTAAACCTATGGTTAGCGAAGAAGCTATTGCTGATGTAGCAGACTCTATTCGTAAAGGTTGGCTCGCTATGGGCCCTAAAACAGTAGATTTTGAACAAAAATTTGCTGATTATGTAGGTTGCAAATTTGGTATCTCCGTAAACTCTGCTACTGCCGGTTTACACCTCGCTGTAATGGCACTTATCGAGCCTGGTGATGAAGTCATTACTACACCTATGACATTTGCTAGCACTGTAAATGCAATCGTATTTGCTGGTGGTAAACCTGTCTTAGTAGATATTGACCCTCATACATTCAATATTGATATAAATAAAATTGAAGAAGCTATCACACCAAAAACAAAAGCTATCATTCCTGTTCATTTTGCAGGTCGCCCTTGCGATATGGATGCACTTGAAGCTCTTGCACAAAAATATAATCTTGGCATTATCGAAGACTCCGCTCATGCTCTTGGTGCAGAATATAAAGGTAAAAAAATCGGCTTTGGTCGTGGTGCTCGTCATATTGCTGTATTTAGCTTCCACCCAACAAAAAATATCACAACTGGTGAAGGTGGCATGATTTGCACAAATGATGAAGAAGCAGCTGAACTCATGTCTATGCAACGTCAAAATGGTATGAGTAAAGGGGCTTGGAACCGTTATCAAGCAAATGGTAAAGCTCATTATGATATTTTCCGTCCAGGTTTAAAATATCAAATGATGGATATTCAAGCTGCTATCGGTCGCGACCAGCTCACTCATCTTGAAGAATTCAATAATCGTCGTCGTGAAATCGTAGCTCGCTATCAAAGAGAATTAAAAGACATACGTGGTTTAATCCTTCCTCCAAAAATCGAAGAAGGCAATGTTCATTCTTGGCATATATACACACCTCTAATTGATATTGATGAACTCGGTTTTAGTCGTGATGATTTCATGGCAAAAATGAGTGCTAAAAATATCGGTACAGCTTACCATTATCAAGCACTTCATTTATTTACTTGCTTTGGCGAACTCACTGGTCTTAAAGCTGGCGATTTACCAAACTCTGAATATGTATCTGAACGTATTGTTTCTTTACCACTCTTCCCTGCAATGACTGATGAAGATGTAACAGATGTTATCGAAGCAATCAAAGAAATCTGTGGTATGAAAGGCTGA
- a CDS encoding response regulator transcription factor, with translation MRILFAEDDKRLSKMIDFLLKKENYIVDCVYNGQDAIDYANLSDYDIIILDWMMPLKSGIEVCRYLRAKNNQTAILMLTARDSLEDKIDGLDSGADDYLAKPFEFPELLARIRALSRRINKTFYNDIIEYKNLKLNCCNAILTYKQIEVSLSPRENQLMELLIRNIHQILPREQIIDKIWGYDTNINSNTLDVTIKSLRQKLTKLSLSDCIHTIRGIGYKFEMDI, from the coding sequence ATGCGAATATTATTTGCTGAAGATGATAAAAGACTATCTAAAATGATTGATTTTCTTCTAAAAAAAGAAAATTACATTGTAGATTGTGTATATAATGGACAAGATGCTATTGATTATGCTAATTTATCCGACTATGATATCATCATTTTAGATTGGATGATGCCTTTAAAATCCGGTATCGAAGTATGTAGATATCTGCGAGCCAAAAATAATCAAACTGCTATTTTAATGCTGACAGCTAGGGATTCTCTTGAAGATAAAATCGATGGTCTAGATAGTGGAGCCGATGACTATTTAGCCAAACCATTTGAATTTCCAGAGTTACTAGCTAGAATAAGAGCTCTATCTCGTCGCATCAACAAAACATTTTATAATGATATCATTGAATATAAAAATCTAAAATTAAATTGTTGTAATGCTATTTTGACTTATAAACAAATAGAAGTATCTTTAAGCCCTAGAGAAAATCAACTCATGGAACTATTAATTAGAAATATACATCAAATTCTACCTCGTGAACAAATTATTGATAAAATCTGGGGATACGATACTAATATAAATTCCAATACTTTAGATGTAACAATAAAATCTCTACGTCAAAAATTAACTAAATTATCATTAAGTGATTGTATCCATACCATTCGTGGTATCGGTTATAAATTTGAAATGGATATATAA
- a CDS encoding EamA family transporter: MTNLLLILTGVLLNAAAQLVLKKGMSQIGSIQVDINSILTMVLKASTNIYVWSGLIFYVISFVVWLMVLSRVEVSYAYPFLSIGYIIAAFVGYFYFGESMTLNKIGGIIIICLGVFLLYRS; encoded by the coding sequence TTGACAAATTTATTATTGATATTAACAGGTGTATTGTTAAATGCAGCTGCTCAATTGGTTTTAAAAAAAGGAATGTCGCAGATAGGAAGCATACAAGTAGATATTAATTCTATATTGACCATGGTTTTAAAAGCTAGCACAAATATTTATGTATGGTCTGGGCTTATTTTCTATGTGATAAGTTTTGTTGTTTGGCTTATGGTACTTTCGCGAGTAGAAGTAAGTTATGCTTATCCATTTTTAAGCATAGGTTATATCATAGCTGCTTTTGTGGGTTATTTTTATTTTGGCGAGTCAATGACTTTGAATAAAATAGGTGGTATCATCATCATTTGCTTGGGAGTATTTTTATTATATCGTTCTTGA
- a CDS encoding phospholipid carrier-dependent glycosyltransferase — protein sequence MKSQQTSSQLFDFKNLDKTSIFTIAIIFIILYLWHLGLYPLINPDEGRYAEIPREMLVNKNFITPYLNGVEYFEKPALQYWITAFFMYIFGENEFAMRLFPALCALGGIYLTGYLATKMFNRQTGFLASIIIGSSFLYLIIGSLNILDMAISFFITLSMVSYYQFSTTLKSKYLYIFYASMAFGTLTKGLIAIVLTFAIIFCYCLLTKNLKLLLKSISLIGILIFLVICVPWFYLVCKDNPDFFYFFFIHEHFLRYLTKVHDRYQPFYFFIPCIILGIFPWTGFFISSLLSKSPKRTWYKFITNPHRHKYIYLCLWFSIIFVFYSMSDSKLVPYIVPCLMPIAILISRHLNHISYQTTKIKIALFINAFISLLIIVALIVTAIKSDFISLEEFIFSGSFIILVLFISNLIIFISWYKYKNFSQIIAIYAISAILFSFSLQPVITQVAQHRTGKEIAQVVNILKTKDTLIISYKDYLQDLPFYTKSRIAIYDYLGELEFGSKHDSGQGWFFNKEEFLSTWQQNPHAILVVPQKYKQECLTELNDENAVIYFETNKYLIITHN from the coding sequence ATGAAATCGCAGCAAACTTCATCTCAATTATTCGACTTTAAAAATCTCGACAAAACTTCTATTTTTACTATAGCTATAATCTTCATAATTTTATACCTCTGGCATCTTGGTCTATACCCCTTGATAAACCCTGACGAAGGCAGATATGCTGAAATTCCTCGCGAAATGCTTGTTAATAAAAATTTCATTACTCCATATTTAAATGGCGTAGAGTATTTTGAAAAGCCAGCTCTTCAATACTGGATTACAGCTTTTTTTATGTATATATTTGGCGAAAATGAATTTGCCATGCGTTTATTTCCTGCTCTATGTGCTTTAGGGGGTATATATTTAACAGGATATTTAGCTACTAAGATGTTTAATCGCCAAACAGGTTTTCTAGCTAGTATTATAATTGGCAGTTCCTTTCTTTATTTAATTATAGGCTCTTTAAATATCTTAGATATGGCAATATCTTTTTTCATCACCCTATCTATGGTGAGTTATTATCAATTTAGTACTACATTAAAATCAAAATATCTATATATATTTTACGCTTCTATGGCTTTTGGTACTTTAACAAAAGGTCTAATCGCTATTGTTTTAACCTTTGCCATTATATTTTGTTATTGTTTGCTTACTAAAAATTTAAAACTACTATTGAAAAGTATTTCTCTTATCGGTATATTAATTTTTCTCGTGATTTGTGTGCCATGGTTTTATTTAGTTTGCAAAGATAATCCAGACTTCTTCTATTTCTTTTTTATCCATGAACATTTCTTACGCTATTTAACCAAAGTTCATGACCGTTATCAACCTTTTTATTTCTTCATACCTTGTATCATTTTAGGAATTTTTCCATGGACTGGATTTTTTATCTCCTCTTTATTATCCAAATCACCAAAAAGAACATGGTATAAATTTATAACTAATCCTCATAGACATAAATATATTTATTTATGTCTATGGTTTAGTATAATTTTTGTTTTTTACTCCATGTCTGACTCTAAACTCGTACCTTATATAGTTCCTTGTTTGATGCCTATTGCTATATTGATTAGTCGTCATTTAAATCACATTTCTTATCAGACAACTAAAATAAAAATCGCTCTATTCATTAACGCTTTTATTTCCCTGCTCATCATTGTTGCTTTAATCGTAACAGCTATTAAAAGCGATTTTATCAGTTTAGAGGAATTTATTTTTTCTGGCAGTTTCATCATTTTAGTACTATTTATCTCTAATCTAATAATATTTATATCTTGGTATAAATATAAAAATTTCTCACAAATAATCGCAATTTATGCTATATCTGCTATTTTATTTAGCTTTTCTTTACAACCTGTAATCACACAAGTAGCTCAACATCGCACAGGAAAAGAAATTGCTCAAGTAGTAAATATTTTAAAAACAAAAGATACGCTAATAATCTCCTATAAAGATTATCTTCAAGATTTACCATTTTATACAAAATCACGCATTGCCATTTATGATTATCTAGGTGAATTAGAATTTGGCTCTAAGCACGATAGCGGACAGGGCTGGTTCTTTAACAAAGAAGAATTTTTATCCACATGGCAACAAAATCCTCATGCGATATTAGTCGTTCCTCAAAAATATAAACAAGAATGTTTAACTGAATTAAATGATGAAAATGCTGTTATTTACTTTGAAACTAATAAATATTTAATTATCACTCATAACTAA
- a CDS encoding sensor histidine kinase → MFTKFKEKIVKDYCYLTILLLLFVSFSLYIVGFSISYKSQLSHIKMLAIEESEDLFYKINTKDLKNFPKDDDNSPEEDNYFNKIFIYGYTKDHQLVFEHNNMEWSEKSITKIINDNSLSFHKVYFDFNLVDNRHLKYLIYMRYPLLENNIFLGEVYVGIEITHWVREQIRIFFILLIIISLSLFFVRYVAYKMANKAMQPVVQSFEQQKQFIANASHELRTPLSIIMSGLTVLKTDDENNLSKFSIDTIDDINDESLKMKKLIDNLLLSARNTNNTLTVHSTKFNLNNLINKIYTKFSLLAKNKQITLKISNPPDIFITADMSHIEQILAILVDNAIKYSDENSSIFITITEDKQCIKIAIKDSGPGISIEDLPHIFKPFYRANNTRTYYGNGLGLSIAQILAQKNHSNILVENNKEKGSCFTLIISKN, encoded by the coding sequence ATGTTTACAAAATTCAAAGAAAAAATCGTTAAAGATTATTGCTATCTTACTATATTACTATTATTATTTGTATCATTTTCTTTATATATTGTAGGTTTTTCTATATCGTATAAAAGCCAATTATCTCATATAAAAATGCTCGCTATTGAAGAAAGTGAAGACTTATTTTATAAAATCAATACTAAGGATTTAAAAAATTTTCCTAAAGATGATGATAACTCACCTGAAGAAGATAATTATTTCAATAAAATTTTCATCTATGGATATACTAAAGACCATCAATTAGTATTTGAACATAATAATATGGAATGGTCTGAAAAATCTATCACTAAAATTATTAATGATAATTCACTTTCTTTTCATAAGGTATATTTTGATTTTAATTTAGTTGATAATCGCCATTTGAAATATTTAATTTATATGCGCTATCCACTCTTAGAAAATAATATATTTTTAGGTGAAGTCTATGTTGGCATAGAAATAACTCATTGGGTGCGTGAACAAATTCGCATATTCTTCATTTTATTAATAATTATTTCTCTATCCTTATTTTTTGTGCGCTATGTCGCTTATAAAATGGCAAATAAAGCTATGCAACCTGTCGTTCAATCATTTGAACAACAAAAACAGTTTATTGCCAATGCCTCTCATGAATTACGAACACCTTTAAGCATTATAATGTCTGGACTAACTGTATTAAAAACAGATGATGAAAATAATCTCTCTAAATTTTCCATAGATACTATTGATGATATTAATGATGAAAGCTTAAAGATGAAAAAGCTCATTGACAATTTATTATTATCTGCAAGAAATACTAATAATACATTAACTGTGCATAGCACTAAATTTAACCTCAATAATCTCATCAATAAAATCTACACTAAATTTTCTTTATTAGCTAAAAATAAACAAATAACCCTCAAAATTTCTAACCCTCCAGATATTTTTATAACAGCTGATATGTCTCATATTGAACAAATATTAGCCATCTTAGTGGATAATGCTATTAAATACAGTGATGAAAATAGTTCTATTTTTATCACTATAACAGAAGATAAACAATGCATAAAAATTGCCATCAAAGATAGTGGTCCTGGCATATCCATTGAAGACTTACCGCATATATTTAAGCCATTTTATCGTGCTAATAATACTCGCACTTATTATGGTAATGGTCTTGGTTTATCAATAGCCCAAATACTCGCTCAAAAAAATCACAGTAATATTCTCGTTGAAAATAATAAAGAAAAAGGTTCTTGTTTTACTTTAATAATCTCTAAAAATTAA
- a CDS encoding glycosyltransferase, translated as MLGSPEISIVIPVYNEEESLPQLFKELYPVMENLQRSFEIIFINDGSRDKSFAMLYDFQKEHEKTVRVIDLNGNFGQHMAITSGFANVRGKYIITLDADLQNPPEEIPKIIAKMDEGYDVVGTCRQNRHDPLFRKVASRFVNRMTNRISGLHISDYGCMLRGYSRRIVDIIVQSRESTTFIPALGQKFAVNPIEIPVSHREREFGESKYSFFRLLRLNFDLMTSFSIAPLQMVTMSGMGISLLSIIFFLYLILRRIIVGPEADGVFTLMAINFFLIGATIMALGIIGEYTGRIYKQIQQRPHYIIRKIYEDGAKEDE; from the coding sequence ATGCTAGGAAGTCCTGAAATTTCCATTGTAATTCCAGTTTACAATGAAGAAGAATCTCTCCCTCAATTATTTAAAGAACTCTATCCTGTAATGGAAAATTTACAGCGTAGTTTTGAAATAATCTTTATCAATGATGGCAGTCGTGATAAATCATTTGCCATGCTCTATGACTTTCAAAAAGAGCATGAAAAAACTGTTCGCGTCATTGATTTAAATGGTAATTTTGGTCAGCATATGGCAATCACTTCTGGTTTTGCTAATGTTCGTGGAAAATACATCATTACTTTAGATGCTGACCTTCAAAATCCGCCAGAAGAAATCCCTAAAATCATTGCCAAAATGGATGAAGGCTATGATGTAGTCGGCACATGTCGTCAAAATCGTCATGACCCTTTATTTAGAAAAGTAGCCTCTCGCTTTGTAAACAGAATGACTAATCGCATCAGTGGTTTGCATATCAGCGATTATGGCTGTATGCTCCGCGGATATAGTCGTCGCATTGTCGATATCATCGTTCAAAGTCGTGAAAGCACTACTTTCATTCCTGCTTTAGGTCAAAAATTTGCAGTAAATCCTATAGAAATCCCAGTCAGTCATCGCGAACGCGAATTTGGCGAATCTAAATATAGCTTTTTCCGTTTGCTTCGCCTAAATTTTGACTTAATGACAAGCTTTTCTATAGCTCCACTACAAATGGTTACAATGAGCGGTATGGGTATCTCCCTTTTAAGTATTATCTTTTTCTTATATTTGATTTTACGCCGTATTATTGTCGGACCAGAAGCTGATGGTGTCTTCACTTTAATGGCTATAAACTTCTTCTTGATCGGTGCAACTATTATGGCACTTGGTATCATTGGCGAATATACTGGTAGAATTTATAAACAAATTCAGCAACGACCACATTATATAATCAGAAAAATATATGAGGACGGTGCTAAAGAAGATGAATAG
- a CDS encoding porin, with product MFKKKLITSAITASLMMGIASTSFAATNPFSDVPADSWAYDAVTTLANDGVIDGYPDGTYQGQNTMTRYEMAQIVARAMARTDLEKADKAIVDKLAVEFADELDNLGVRVADLEKKSDNIKWKGELKYKYSQENHDEGKDKRSNKLEFKLEPKAYIGDSDWTANAKIEYTMYPETDSNADGVKVSKAYVEGPLFGATVTAGRTSLDICQGMIFDDEISGMTANFGSNVFNTNIAIGRYSENDHDGEIPDGKTAKDITADYYGVQFDYTPNDNLALNAGYILLSGLDKDVELDLDVDDNKANLWYAGGKYNFDKNVALVGQYLQNADANSYDKAGSVEVQYKGANAKDAGSWGAYIGYRHLGENVTIETGYDEAAEGQKGLVAGVEYVFTQNVIGSLLYFDGKDLKTDTDANTVYTSLKFKF from the coding sequence ATGTTTAAGAAAAAGCTTATTACAAGTGCAATCACCGCAAGTTTAATGATGGGAATAGCAAGTACATCTTTTGCAGCAACTAATCCATTTAGTGATGTGCCAGCTGATAGTTGGGCATATGATGCAGTTACTACACTTGCTAATGATGGCGTGATTGATGGCTATCCAGATGGTACATATCAAGGTCAAAATACTATGACTCGTTATGAAATGGCACAGATTGTAGCACGAGCTATGGCAAGAACTGATCTTGAAAAAGCAGACAAAGCAATTGTTGATAAATTGGCTGTTGAATTTGCTGATGAATTGGATAATTTAGGTGTGCGCGTTGCAGATTTAGAGAAAAAATCCGACAATATAAAATGGAAAGGCGAATTAAAATATAAATATTCGCAGGAAAATCATGATGAAGGAAAAGATAAACGCTCTAATAAATTAGAATTTAAACTTGAACCAAAAGCTTATATTGGTGATAGTGATTGGACTGCTAATGCTAAAATTGAATATACAATGTATCCAGAAACAGATAGCAATGCAGATGGTGTAAAAGTAAGTAAGGCATATGTAGAAGGACCTTTATTTGGTGCAACAGTAACAGCTGGTAGAACTTCTTTAGATATTTGTCAGGGTATGATTTTTGATGATGAAATTTCTGGTATGACAGCAAATTTTGGTAGTAATGTATTTAATACAAATATAGCTATTGGTCGCTACAGTGAAAATGATCATGATGGTGAAATCCCTGATGGTAAAACAGCAAAAGATATCACTGCTGATTACTATGGTGTACAATTTGATTACACACCAAACGATAATTTAGCACTCAATGCAGGTTATATTTTATTGAGTGGATTAGATAAAGATGTTGAATTAGATTTAGACGTTGATGATAATAAAGCTAATTTATGGTATGCAGGTGGCAAATATAATTTTGATAAAAATGTAGCATTAGTTGGTCAATATTTACAAAATGCTGATGCTAATAGCTATGATAAAGCAGGTAGTGTAGAAGTACAGTATAAAGGCGCAAATGCAAAAGATGCAGGTTCTTGGGGAGCATATATAGGATATCGTCATCTCGGTGAAAATGTAACTATTGAAACAGGTTATGATGAGGCTGCAGAAGGTCAAAAAGGACTTGTAGCTGGTGTAGAATATGTATTTACTCAAAATGTAATAGGTTCACTTTTATATTTTGACGGTAAGGATTTAAAGACAGATACAGATGCTAATACTGTATATACTAGCTTAAAATTTAAATTTTAA